The following coding sequences lie in one Oryctolagus cuniculus chromosome 7, mOryCun1.1, whole genome shotgun sequence genomic window:
- the LOC100354620 gene encoding histone H3-like: FQSTLEGPLEADAAQVDGRQGPRKQLATKAARKSAAATGGVKKPHRYRPGTVVLHEIRRYQKSTELLIRKLPFQWLAREIAQDFKTDLGFQTSAVMALQGASEAHLLGLFEDTNLCAIHAKRVGITHKDIQLARRIRGEWA; this comes from the coding sequence tttcaaagcacgCTAGAGGGCCCGCTCGAAGCAGACGCCGCGCAAGTCGATGGGCGGCAAGGCCCGCGCAAGCAGCTGGCCACCAAGGCGGCCCGCAAGAGCGCGGCGGCCACAGGCGGCGTCAAGAAGCCGCACCGCTACCGGCCGGGCACCGTGGTGCTGCATGAGATCCGGCGCTACCAGAAGTCCACCGAGCTGCTGATCCGCAAGCTGCCGTTCCAGTGGCTGGCGCGCGAGATCGCGCAGGACTTCAAGACAGACCTAGGCTTCCAGACCTCGGCCGTCATGGCTCTGCAGGGGGCGAGCGAGGCCCACCTGCTGGGTCTGTTCGAGGACACGAACCTGTGCGCCATCCATGCCAAGCGCGTCGGCATCACGCACAAGGACATCCAGCTGGCCCGCCGCATCCGCGGAGAGTGGGCTTAG